One Eisenibacter elegans DSM 3317 genomic window, GGATTGCCTAACAAAGATTCAAAACTTAACAACTGAATGTCGGGATTTGCATCTTTGAGGGCTTCAAACTGTGCAAGTAGCGCGTCAGGCAAGATGAAATGATGAGCTTGACTGTCGGTTGCCAAATAAGTTATTTCGGGCAAAGGATAACTTGTACTGACTGGAACGGCGATACCCCCCGCCAACCAAATCCCCCACTGAGTGCTCACATAGGTTGCATCTGCCAATGCCCAATGTAGTACACACCCTCCCGGCTTAAGCCCTTGCGCGCAAAGTTGGTAAGCTATTTGTAGTGCTTCTGTGTACAGTGTGGCATAGGTATATTGCTGTTCGTTGCTATAAAGCGCTACGCGTTGTCCATAGGTGGAGACTCGCGCCAACAGAGGAATGTTTGAATCAAGCATAGATTTGAGTATCAGTGTGGTAAGTGAGATAAAAGTAACATACTTACACGACAAAAAGGGTTAAAAACAGCTTATATCCAAATAGATACACTCACAAAATACGTATCTGGCTTAAAAATCGGCAACCAATATACCGATAGCACCCAACACAGCGGCTTACACAATTTACTATATCGGGATAATGGTGCAAGGCGCATCACTCCTGTCAAATTTTGCTCCACATATCAGCCATATCAAAATTTGCTGTTGAACGTATAAGAAGTGCTCTCAAAATCGTATTGTACAAAAATTATCAATACTCATTATTTATGAAAGGAACGATTCTGAAATGTTTAGAAGAGATGGTCAAGACCAATTACGGCCATCAAGTATGGGAAGAATGCCTAAAAGCTTCCAATTTACCTGTTTTTCATATGTTTTCAATCACTGAAGACATCAACGAGAAGCTCTCTATAGACCTGTTTGTCAGAACTGCCGGGGTAGTCAAAAAAACTGTTCCCGAAATTTTTGATGAGTTCGGCATCCATTGGTCGTGTGTGTATGCACCAAGAATCTATGCCGCCTTTTATAAAGGAACACAAAGCACCAAGGAGATGGTGTTGAAGCTAGATTCTATCCATAATTTTATGACCCAGAGTATTGCCAATGCGCGCCCACCACGCTTTCAGTATGAATGGCTCAATGAGCGGGAGTTGCGACTGCGCTATAACTCTCAGCGTGGTTTGATTGATTTGTTCATCAGCTTGCTCAAAGGACTTGACCAACACTACAGCTGCAATACCAAGATAGACAAACGTTCGGAAGAGGAATTGGTCTTGGTTTTTGACTAGCACGGTGTCAACAACAGAGTCATCCTAAAGGTACACCACGACCAAGTTAGCCAATATTCAATTATAATACCCCAAAGAGTCATCCTGAGGTTTTCGGGGTGGCTTTTTTTGTTACTTTTAGGCACGCCATAGGCATTTATCTTGCTTGGCTTTGGCGGTAGTAAAAACGGTCAAATTCATAGAGCAGGGCGCTGAAGAGCATTTCGGCAACTACTCCTGCGCCGCGATTGGTGAAGTGTGTAAAATCTTTGGTTGCTAGGGGAGGGTCAGCATATACCCAGCTTGGCATGGCATTTTGCCCCCCCATCGCCTCATACAAATCCCAAAAAGGCAGACCTGCCCGAAAAGCAGCATTGCGCTGTGCATCACGTACTTGGGTGATATTGGGATACGAAATATAACGAGTCCCTTCTTTGAGCGACATATCTGATACTCCGACTACCAGCACGACCAAGTCCGGCGAAAGTTGTTTGAGAAACCGTAGTTGTTGGTAATACAATTCTTCAAAATAGCGGTAATCTTGTCGGATATAGGGCACTACATTGACCCCAAACTGTACGATGAGGCACTTGACACCCATTGTCTTGATTTGATGTTTGAGGCGCTCGGCATCCATCCTTGTAAACTCTGTTCCGGAGCTACCCCGCCAAGCGACATTATCCACATTGACCCCCGAGCGGCACTCCAGCCCAAAGGCGTAGATATCGGGAGAAACGCCGGACTTGGTTTCGAGGCGCAGCTCCAAAGGCTGCCATTTGAACTGTGCCAGCGGGTATTCGTAGGTGCCGTGGTAAGGCGCGGCTCCTACTTTGAGTGTTTGGGTTGCCGCGCCTTCTTGGAGGCTCAGCTCAAAAGGTTTGGGGCTGCGATAAAAAATGCGGAGTATTTCGGCTTCCTGAGCCAGCTCGAAAGCCAAGCGAGAGGGGTTGAGGCGTAGCGTGGCCGATGGTGGGTCAAATCGGAACACTCCCCCCCACAACCCTACTTCTTTACTGCTATTGCGCGCACTGAGCAGGGTATAGGCACGCCAGTCCGTACTGTGTTCTTGGGCTAGGGTGAGGCGCGAGGGTTGGGTCATTGGAAAGAGCGCACCCGTGCCACAACCTCCAAAGCGCTCTTGTAGCTTTTGGCGCAAAGCCGAGGTAATACGGTCGCCTTCGAGTTGAGAATCCCCAAAATGGATTAGCCTTACCGAGCGCTCCTCGTAGCTCAGCGCCAACAAAGCGCGCATCAAGGGCTGGAGTAAAGTATCTGGGGTATTGGGGGGAAACTGTATCCTTTGTTGTTTGGAGAGCGCTTTTTCATCAAAAACGTAGGCACCGCCGGGTGCTAGGCTGTCTGTTGGGGCTTTGCCGGGCGAGACTTCTACTTCAAAGCTGGTATTGCCCTCTGGGGTACGCAAAGCACTGACTTGGCGGCGGCGCGGGCTCTCAAATCGTTCACGAATATCAGTGATATCGGCGTAGTGGTCGCGTGGGGTGGCCCACACATCTTTCCAGCTGGGGATATGAATCAGCTCTGCGTCGGTAAGTGGCAGTGTTTGGGGCAAAACCCAGCCTAATATCGCCAAAAAAGCCAATACATACGCAAAAAGCCAAAAGCCGCGTATGGGGGGGATGAGTTTGAAGCCATAATACCGCATTGCTAACAGGGGTTATTCGGCAGAGGGCTCGGCGGCTGTTGCCGGTTGGTGGCTTTCTATCACAGGTAGTAGCGCCAAATGCTCTTCGCGTTGCAAAAGCCCAGTATCAAGTTGAGGGAGCAAGAAGTGCATCAAATCTGCCAGACAGCTGATGCGCCCATCGGTGGGGAAGTATTTGTTGACCACAATCAGGCGCTTGCTCTTGAGGATGCAGTAACCTGATTTGAAATTCCCTTTTTCATAACGCACCATGTAGCCCATTTCGGCAAACATTTCTTCTAGGGTGCTCAGGGTACTTTTGTTGTATTTGAGTTTGCTCATAAACACAGAATCAATCGAGAACACAAGGGACAATGGCCTCTTTTTATACAAATTTAAAGAACTTTTGTGGCTTGCCCAACCTAGCGCAGCCCGAGCATGTATGTATGGAGACCTTTGGTGAGGAGGAAAACATACGGTTATGCACCCACTTGCCCCGAAAAGAAGACAAAGAAACTAATCATCATCAACATTATCAACACAAAATATGACACAAAGAACAGCCCTATGGCTAGTATAGCGCGTAACAGCCTTCCCGGCCAAGCCTGCCCAAGTAGCCACTGACAGATTCCAGAGGTAGAGAGGGAGGCGTAAGATGCCTAAAATAGCGGTTTGCGACGACATATACGCATTGAAAACCCAGTGTTCGGCATAGTTTAGCCCCTCTCTGCGAAACAAAAACCAAGAGAAAAAGGCAATAAACGGCTGGCCGAATTGAGCAGCTCCCCAAAACATATTCTAGCAGCATTACTCTTTTGGCCACAGCTGTGGCAATAATCGCCAATGAGTATTGTTTGGCAATTTTCACATTCCATAAAATGTCATTTTTAGTGATTTTAGCCCATTGTGCGCAATAATCTTGCCGTGAGGCTAAAAAAACCGTTCTGCTAGCTGTTGAATGTGTTTGACCCCTATGGGTTTGGTGAGATAATCTAAAATCAGAGGATATTTCTTGGCCTTTTCCATATCTTGTTCGTTGGACGACGAAGAGAGGATAAAGAGGCGGATGTCGGCCACAGGCTTGCCCAGTTTTTGGTAGGCTTCCATAAACTCCCAGCCGTTCATTACGGGCATATTGATATCCAATAAGATAAGAGAGGGGAGCATGTCGGATGTTTGTAACGCTTGTGTGATGTTCGCCAGTGCCTTGGTGGCTTCTTCAAACAAAACGACCTCTTCTATCAATCCAGATTTCTCTAGAATTTTCTTACACAAAAAATTATTGATGGTGTCATCATCAATAAGGTACGCTCTACGGATTTTTTTTGCGGACATATTACTTGACCTCAGGGTTTGGTGAATCATTTGATTGACATCTACTCTATACAGTAAACGAAGCTTTTTGAGGTTTAGTTGAATTTTTTGGACGTTTGGTCGAAAACTGGGAACTTTTTATTACAGACTTTTGGCGAATTATCCACAAAACTACACATTTGCTCCCAATATGCAAGATACGAAAAAGTAATGTGTGAAAGATAGGTTTTTGCCCTTGAGTTTGTTGGCAAATCTTACTACTGTGTGCCAAACAGCCTGCCAAACCGCACATATAGGATGTTCTTGTGGTTATCTGTCGCAAATAGGATGGTTGGGCAAACTATTTGGAAAACTGGCTTGTTATTTTAACAAAATAGTGTTTCCTACCAAGGTATACTTGATTCACAGATTCACTAGATTTGATTATACGATGATTTTCAAGTCATCAGTTTCTCAGACAAACTTCTATTGAGTATACATTCAACTCACCTCTATACATAATGGTTTACACATCGTTACGCAGCTTTTGTTGGTGTTTATTTTTGGGTTTTTTTATGGTCTCTGGACTAACAAACAAATTGCAAGCCCAAGCAGATACGCCTATTTCGGTCATTCATTTTGACGAACTTGACGCACTGATGGCCATCGAAGACGACACACTTCGGGTAATCAACTTCTGGGCTACTTGGTGTGCGCCTTGTGTCAAGGAGCTGCCTTATTTTGAGCAATTGGGGACTACCTATGCCAACAAAGCGCTCAAGGTATATCTAATCAGCCTGGACGATGTAGAAAAGCTCGACCGTGTAACGGCTTTTAGGAGCAAGCGCCAACTCCAACAGCAAGTACTATTGCTTGATGAGGTAGATTACAACGCTTGGATTAACCGCCAACTGCCCGATTGGTCAGGAGCCATTCCGGCGACGGTAATCCTACAAAACACACCTGCGTCGAACCATAAGCCGCTCCGCTTTTTCCACGAAGGCGAATTAGACTATGCGGCTCTAGAGCGTATCGTCAAGCCCAGACTCTAATCACTATCTAGCAGCATTTACTACCTTTATCCATAGTTTATTTACTCCCAAACAGATTCTCTTATGAAAAAAGTACTCTTTGGTTTTATGGCTACAGCGCTGGTAGCGGCTGTAGTGTTGTTAAGCAGCGCCCGTAGCAACGATGGCTATAAAATAGGTGACAAAGCCCGCGACTTCAAACTCAAAAACGTAGATGGCAA contains:
- a CDS encoding GDSL-type esterase/lipase family protein, whose protein sequence is MRYYGFKLIPPIRGFWLFAYVLAFLAILGWVLPQTLPLTDAELIHIPSWKDVWATPRDHYADITDIRERFESPRRRQVSALRTPEGNTSFEVEVSPGKAPTDSLAPGGAYVFDEKALSKQQRIQFPPNTPDTLLQPLMRALLALSYEERSVRLIHFGDSQLEGDRITSALRQKLQERFGGCGTGALFPMTQPSRLTLAQEHSTDWRAYTLLSARNSSKEVGLWGGVFRFDPPSATLRLNPSRLAFELAQEAEILRIFYRSPKPFELSLQEGAATQTLKVGAAPYHGTYEYPLAQFKWQPLELRLETKSGVSPDIYAFGLECRSGVNVDNVAWRGSSGTEFTRMDAERLKHQIKTMGVKCLIVQFGVNVVPYIRQDYRYFEELYYQQLRFLKQLSPDLVVLVVGVSDMSLKEGTRYISYPNITQVRDAQRNAAFRAGLPFWDLYEAMGGQNAMPSWVYADPPLATKDFTHFTNRGAGVVAEMLFSALLYEFDRFYYRQSQAR
- a CDS encoding heme NO-binding domain-containing protein, producing the protein MKGTILKCLEEMVKTNYGHQVWEECLKASNLPVFHMFSITEDINEKLSIDLFVRTAGVVKKTVPEIFDEFGIHWSCVYAPRIYAAFYKGTQSTKEMVLKLDSIHNFMTQSIANARPPRFQYEWLNERELRLRYNSQRGLIDLFISLLKGLDQHYSCNTKIDKRSEEELVLVFD
- a CDS encoding TlpA family protein disulfide reductase, with amino-acid sequence MQAQADTPISVIHFDELDALMAIEDDTLRVINFWATWCAPCVKELPYFEQLGTTYANKALKVYLISLDDVEKLDRVTAFRSKRQLQQQVLLLDEVDYNAWINRQLPDWSGAIPATVILQNTPASNHKPLRFFHEGELDYAALERIVKPRL
- a CDS encoding response regulator, whose translation is MSAKKIRRAYLIDDDTINNFLCKKILEKSGLIEEVVLFEEATKALANITQALQTSDMLPSLILLDINMPVMNGWEFMEAYQKLGKPVADIRLFILSSSSNEQDMEKAKKYPLILDYLTKPIGVKHIQQLAERFF